From the genome of Mixophyes fleayi isolate aMixFle1 chromosome 2, aMixFle1.hap1, whole genome shotgun sequence, one region includes:
- the AAMDC gene encoding mth938 domain-containing protein isoform X2 — protein sequence MSSPEITSLSWGSMSVAGRAYKDCKVWPGGSRTWDWRETGTNHHPGVQPADLEEIVKKNVKTLVIGCGMSEALQVPASTLQYIKSHHIDVVVLKTEKAVTEYNNLVAQGIRVGGIFHSTC from the exons ATGTCCTCTCCTGAAATCACCAGCCTCTCTTGGGGGAGTATGAGTGTGGCAGGACGGGCTTATAAAGACTGCAAGGTCTGGCCAGGAGGAAGCAGAACCTGGGACTGGAGAGAAACTGGAACCAAT CACCACCCCGGTGTCCAGCCAGCGGacctggaggagattgtgaagaaGAATGTGAAGACGCTGGTCATTGGCTGTGGCATGTCTGAGGCCCTGCAG GTCCCAGCTTCCACGTTGCAGTACATCAAGTCTCACCACATCGATGTGGTGGTCCTGAAGACGGAGAAGGCAGTGACGGAGTACAACAACCTGGTCGCACAAGGAATCAGAGTTGGAGGAATTTTTCATTCTACCTGCTAA
- the AAMDC gene encoding mth938 domain-containing protein isoform X1 has protein sequence MSSPEITSLSWGSMSVAGRAYKDCKVWPGGSRTWDWRETGTNHHPGVQPADLEEIVKKNVKTLVIGCGMSEALQQLSCLGPSFHVAVHQVSPHRCGGPEDGEGSDGVQQPGRTRNQSWRNFSFYLLTTREETSV, from the exons ATGTCCTCTCCTGAAATCACCAGCCTCTCTTGGGGGAGTATGAGTGTGGCAGGACGGGCTTATAAAGACTGCAAGGTCTGGCCAGGAGGAAGCAGAACCTGGGACTGGAGAGAAACTGGAACCAAT CACCACCCCGGTGTCCAGCCAGCGGacctggaggagattgtgaagaaGAATGTGAAGACGCTGGTCATTGGCTGTGGCATGTCTGAGGCCCTGCAG CAATTGTCATGTCTAGGTCCCAGCTTCCACGTTGCAGTACATCAAGTCTCACCACATCGATGTGGTGGTCCTGAAGACGGAGAAGGCAGTGACGGAGTACAACAACCTGGTCGCACAAGGAATCAGAGTTGGAGGAATTTTTCATTCTACCTGCTAACTACGCGAGAGGAAACCTCAGTCTGA